The segment TTTTGAGAATTCAACATCTTTTGAACTATCCAACAGCTTTGAGTAGTTGGAATAATGAGACAGATTTCTGTAAGATTGAGCCAAGTTCAACTGTTACTGTTGTGTGCTACGACGAAAACATAACTCAGTTGCATATAATAGGGAGAAAGGGGACTTCCCCATTACCTAGAAAGTTCTCCATTCGTTCATTTGTCAACGCGCTTGCCAAGCTTCCTAGCTTGAAAGTCCTTAGATTAGTTTCTCTTGGTTTATGGGGGCCATTGCCTGAAAAACTTTCGAGAGTTTCAGCTCTCGAGATACTTGACTTGAGTTCAAATTACTTTCACAGTGGCATACCTGAAGCAGTTTCATCCTTGACGGACCTCCAAACTTTAGTGTTAGATGGAAATAGGTTGACTGGCAGAATTCCAGATGGCCTTGGTTCACTTTCAGTTTTGGCAGTTTTGAGTTTGAAGAGCAATTCACTAGATGGACATTTGCCAGATACACTGCGTGATTTGTATAATCTTCGTGTACTTTCACTTTCGAAGAATAATTTTAGTGGTGATGTACCTGATCTAAGCAGTTTACAAAATCTTCAAGTTTTAGAATTAGAGGACAACTCTTTTGGTCCAAAGTTTCCTCAAACTGGAAGTAAAATAGAAAGCATTGCACTGAGAAATAACAAATTTACTGCAAACATACCAGACAAAGTTCAGTCCTATTATCAGCTTGAGCATTTTGATATTTCTTCCAACAACTTTATGGGGCCATTTCCTCCGTCGTTGCTATCTTTGTCATCCATCACTTATCTGAATGTTGCAGGAAACAAATTAACAGGAATGCTCTTTGAAGATAATCCATGTAACACAGCATTAGATTTTGTTGATCTGTCTGGTAATCTGTTGACAGGATCATTACCTAGTTGCCTTCTGTCTAGTTCTAGGAACAGGATTGTGCATTTTTCAAATAACTGCTTAGCAACCGGAGATGATACTCAACATCCATTTTCATTTTGCCGGAATGAGGCTTTGGCTGTTGGTGTCTTACCTCAACATCAAAGACAAAAACATGCTTCTAAAGTGATTCTTGCCTTGATCATATGTGGTAGCATCACCGGTGGAGTCATACTCGTATGCCTGACCATCTTGATTGCCAAATCTTTTCTTGCAAAGAAGGCTTCTGCCCAAAATACGCCAACCAGATTTATTTCAGAAGATGCATCATCTTCATATACCTCCAAGTTATTCACAGATCCAAGTAAGGTTCCTGTCTTCTTTCGCTATGTCTGCCTATATTCTTTGCATTCTTATACTCGCTCTCTGCTTCCTAGATGCATCAAGGAAACTGAAGGTGAGGGCTTTATAACTAACTTGATACCTATGTATTTATTGTATAAGGATTCATTACTCAAGCAATGAAGCTAGGAGCACTTAACCTTCCATCTTATAGAATATTCTCTCTAGAAGAACTTGAGGCCGCAACGAACAACTTTGATACAACAACTTTTATGGGTGAAATTCCTAATGGCCAGGTATGGTATATGAACTCTATTGTTCTTTACTGCTATATCATTGAGGTCTTTGGGTGTTATACTTTTGCCATATTAGTAATGTCGCTCACGTGGCAGATTTGGAAGTGAGTTTCAAGTATTTGGGGTCAATAATCCATGGAAATGGAGAGATTGATGACGATGTTACACATTATATTGGAATATCGGAATGAGGTGGATGAAACGGAAGCTTGCATCTAGAGTCTTGTGGGATAATAATGTGCCACCAAGTCTAAAGGCAAGTTTTTTAAAGTGGTAGTCAGACCAACTATGTTGTATGGGGCGGAGTGTTGGCCGGTCAAGAACTCGCATGTCTAGAAGATGAGAGTAGCGGaaatgaaaatgttgagatgAATGTGTGAACTTATTAGGAGAAATATGATCAGGAATGAAGCTATTCGGTACAACGTGGGAGTGGCCTCCATGATGGACAAGATGAAGTTGGCAATATTGAGATGGTTCGGGCAAGTGAAGAGGAGCTGCACATATGTCCCATTGAGGAGGTGCGAGAGGTTGGCTATAGTGGGTATTAGGAGTGATAGAGGTAGGTCGAAGAAGTTTTGGAGAGAGTTGCTTAGATATGACATGACTTACATGCAGCTCACCGAGGAT is part of the Solanum lycopersicum chromosome 1, SLM_r2.1 genome and harbors:
- the LOC101255729 gene encoding probable inactive leucine-rich repeat receptor-like protein kinase At3g03770 isoform X1, coding for MGKEMGVEKLLVLFLVLISIRYSEQLQSSQVQTLLRIQHLLNYPTALSSWNNETDFCKIEPSSTVTVVCYDENITQLHIIGRKGTSPLPRKFSIRSFVNALAKLPSLKVLRLVSLGLWGPLPEKLSRVSALEILDLSSNYFHSGIPEAVSSLTDLQTLVLDGNRLTGRIPDGLGSLSVLAVLSLKSNSLDGHLPDTLRDLYNLRVLSLSKNNFSGDVPDLSSLQNLQVLELEDNSFGPKFPQTGSKIESIALRNNKFTANIPDKVQSYYQLEHFDISSNNFMGPFPPSLLSLSSITYLNVAGNKLTGMLFEDNPCNTALDFVDLSGNLLTGSLPSCLLSSSRNRIVHFSNNCLATGDDTQHPFSFCRNEALAVGVLPQHQRQKHASKVILALIICGSITGGVILVCLTILIAKSFLAKKASAQNTPTRFISEDASSSYTSKLFTDPRFITQAMKLGALNLPSYRIFSLEELEAATNNFDTTTFMGEIPNGQMYRGQMRDGSYVTIRCQIMKRSNTRQNFMHHIELISKLRHQHLVSSLGHCFQFYSDDSSVSRIFLVFEYVPNGTLRRWTSDKHARRKLTWTQRIAAATGVAKGLQFLHNGIIPGLFSNNLKITDILLDQNLVAKISSYNLPVLTENIGKEYCQTIPVGYNQREKYEEKLDVYDFGVILLEIITGRPIKTKNDILLLRNQLQVSMTGNGVNVVDLAIRRSSCSSESLRTMIEMCCRCLYEDPVDRPSMEDLLWNLQFAAQVQDDYHSSDASPISPIQRSGQLVIQ
- the LOC101255729 gene encoding probable inactive leucine-rich repeat receptor-like protein kinase At3g03770 isoform X2 codes for the protein MGKEMGVEKLLVLFLVLISIRYSEQLQSSQVQTLLRIQHLLNYPTALSSWNNETDFCKIEPSSTVTVVCYDENITQLHIIGRKGTSPLPRKFSIRSFVNALAKLPSLKVLRLVSLGLWGPLPEKLSRVSALEILDLSSNYFHSGIPEAVSSLTDLQTLVLDGNRLTGRIPDGLGSLSVLAVLSLKSNSLDGHLPDTLRDLYNLRVLSLSKNNFSGDVPDLSSLQNLQVLELEDNSFGPKFPQTGSKIESIALRNNKFTANIPDKVQSYYQLEHFDISSNNFMGPFPPSLLSLSSITYLNVAGNKLTGMLFEDNPCNTALDFVDLSGNLLTGSLPSCLLSSSRNRIVHFSNNCLATGDDTQHPFSFCRNEALAVGVLPQHQRQKHASKVILALIICGSITGGVILVCLTILIAKSFLAKKASAQNTPTRFISEDASSSYTSKLFTDPRFITQAMKLGALNLPSYRIFSLEELEAATNNFDTTTFMGEIPNGQMYRGQMRDGSYVTIRCQIMKRSNTRQNFMHHIELISKLRHQHLVSSLGHCFQFYSDDSSVSRIFLVFEYVPNGTLRRWTSDKHARRKLTWTQRIAAATGVAKGLQFLHNGIIPGLFSNNLKITDILLDQNLVAKISSYNLPVLTENIGKEYCQTIPVGYNQREKYEEKLDVYDFGVILLEIITGRPIKTKNDILLLRNQVSMTGNGVNVVDLAIRRSSCSSESLRTMIEMCCRCLYEDPVDRPSMEDLLWNLQFAAQVQDDYHSSDASPISPIQRSGQLVIQ